The DNA segment aatattttatctttacaaTGATTTGCTAATGGTTTTGTTGGCTTCAAAACAATTATTCCAGTATCTATTTCTAAGACAGCAAAAACTATGAGTTGTCTCCTAGATATAACCTCAAagatttttttgcaattttatatttccacaaataaacatcatcatcattatcatttaatatccactttccatgctggcatggactggacagtCTGACTGACGGcaggcaagccagaaggctgcaccaggccccaatctgatctggcaaagtttctacagctggatgcccttcctaacgccggccacttcaagagtgtagtgggtgctcttaggtgccaccggcacgagggccagtaagGCAGTGCTGACATCGGCCATacacaaatggtgctttttacatggcacttgcacaggagccagtcagcggccctagcaacaatcatgctcgaatggtgcttttaatgttccactggcacaggtgtcaaccaggcggtactgtcattggccacaacagcaatttcacttgcctcaacaggtcttcgcaagcgtaGTTAATTATCCAATGATTGAAGGATACTCTTAAATAGGCTGGTTATACAGCaatggcataggccatgggtaaGGTCCCActtggcttgccaagtcttctcaagatCTCTGTCACTTATTGTCTCAGTGAGGccaaatgtttgaaggtcatgcttcaccacctcatcccagattttcctgggtctacctcttccacagattccctcaactgctagggtgtgacactttttcacacagctatcctcatccattcacaacacataaccataccagcgcagttgtctctcttgcacaccacatctgatgcttcttgattggcctgaggctatagtagaagacatttgctcaagatgtcatgcagtgggactgaacctggaaccatgaggttgggaagcaagcttcttagcacacagccacgcttgtgccTATGTATAAATGATTTTCAGACATCGTGAAAttgcttttttgttcttttagtcAGACTCCACAAGTAAAAGGTATGAGTAATGTACAAGTGTATATCCAATTTTTCAAGGTGTTGAAGAGATGTCTCTTCCTTGAATAGCAAGCACCGTATATGTACATTAATTGTGCATTTTCCTTGTTCAAATAGCAGTAAAATGCACCTATCAATGACACTAAATATTAGAGCGAAGTAAAATGAGTCATGGGGAGACATCTTTGTCACACACTCATGACAGGACATAAAGAATTAAGCAGTCACAACtttcccaaaatatttttttaaataagcaaaagtaaaatgaaaatgttcTTTTAGTAAATCAGGTTTGCATTAATGCTTTCATAGAGAATATTTTAAGACAAAATAACAGAGGGTCAGGACCCATGATTAAGAAGAAAATGATACTCACTTATACAggaagacgaaaaagaaaactaaatgaaACACTAATTTTATAAGACATTCTCTCATGCAGTTCTTAAGTTGCTGTCTGTTGTGAATTTCGGCTGGATCATACATTCCAATATTTCCAGAAGGTATGCTAACAAAtctgaaattgagaaaatattttttgaaatcaaACACTGAAGGATGAGGAGTTCAGTTCCAATATTAGagattaaaccttttgttactcTAGTTATGGTGAGATACACTGCCTTATTTCAATTCGTTTGAAAAGCAATTAAAGAATTTATtggaataactttgtcattaataAGCTGGtgcttgtaatatatattaacatgaaattttaaatgggaaattttaattcagatcactttaagacggggaatttgtatcatagaaccaagcaAGGCTTTaagtgggttgatatcaaaagaatTGATAGCATTTGTGAGAGAAATAACTCCTTTTTAGCCCTTTCAttaccagcccggctgaaaccggctctgactctgtagtacaaatgtcttgttttcataagttttgaattaaaatcttccacaaaccttgatcacaacttatgttcctaacactagctgaatgataaccaagttattttactaaattctttgttatatataaaataatagaaagaaacacaaagcatctcaaaataaatacggtaacgaaagggttaaggagaaGTTCATAGAAACAGATTAAAATTAATGTAGCTTATAAGAAATGATATTAAGATAATTAATAAGATAGGGGTGTCAGAACAGAggtaatcattttttttattgatagagataaaagacatttaaaataataatgtacTTTTAACATGTTTAATCTTACTTGCACTCagttaagaatataaatattggtttcaaaggtcagcaagttcaggtgaagggttaagttgattacatcaacccttagTATTCaagtggtactaattttattgaccccataaggatgaaaggcaaaaatcaacctctgcagaattcaaacccagaatgtaaagatggatgaaatgccactaagcattttacccagcgtgctagtgattctgccagcttgccaccttagttaagaatataaatattatagtataatcaagattatttacaattgacggataggTGTCCTCACATTGTTTGttgtttcagctgatgtactctccagccttcatcaggtgttctggtggaatttcaaaTCCAACCTTTCATTCAACTAATGGGGTACAccattctcattcctaaggtatgttgctgatgttatttttctgttgatattactTTCTTTTTCAAGTCCCTGCttgggattgaacttagaatccGAGGGTTAGTAGCCTACGCTCTTatccactatgctatatgcccaAAGGCATATAATATCAAtagaaaaataacatcagcaacataccttaggaatgagaacggtgtaccccattagtcaaataaagggttgggtttgaaattccaccagaacacctgatggaggctggagaatacatcagccgaaacattgtgataACAAATAAGGCAAGGACACATTcatccattgtaaataatatacataattacttgtctcaaaaatatagaatagtgtAATCAAGATAACTTGAAAGTTTTTGTATAATCAAAGCAAACTTTGGGAGCATACAAATTAATTCAATAATCATCCAGTTCACCTCAATCAACTGATATACTTTCAAGAAATTTAATTAATACTTTACAAGtaacccggcagttgccagtgccgctggactgactcctgtgcaggtggcaagtaaagaaacagtttcgaccctgtgcttgaggagaccgattaagtcaagtacatcaacatcaaaaatcaatggaaattgtagttgtgatccctgtgccggtggcacgtaaaaagcaccatccagacgtggctgatgccagtgccagccttgactggcttccgtaccagtggcacgtaaaaagcaccaaccgattatggccattgccagcctcacctggcacctgtgctggtggtacgaaaaaagcacccactacactcacagagtggttggcattaggaaaggcatccagctgtagaaacactgccagattagactggagcctggtgcagccgtctggcttcccagatcccggtcaaaccatccaacccatgctagcatggaaaatggacgttaacgatgatgataagaatTTTGTATGCTTTTATACTGTTTGATTGAAGGCCAGAGCCCACAACACCCCTCACTACCTTCATATCCATCCAAACTGCCTCCACTTAGAGATAATCTTGAAGAAATGtggatgcatgtataaatatatataagccatCCTTTATAAATAGTTTATTTACCTCTGAAAATATACAGATGAAAGACATAAATATTGGCCAGATTCAGTTTAAATGGGACAAGGAAGTTTCGTGGTAAATAtaataaactaatataaatacaaaatatacaaaggaACTTATGAAAAATACATGACAATAGGTTAAACTGTAGGAGCATTCATGTTTAAGTTGTACAAatgggaaaaagtgaaaaagataTCTCACGTGTAAATCACCCAAGCAGTCATTGCAGAATAGAGACAAAATAAAATCCAGTGGCCAGAGATTATTAAACTGAATGATACCAAGCCATGGGCAACTATTTCTGGTAACACCCactaaagaagaaaaacaaagaaagtttatgtatttgttttacaagattcttgatgtgaaatcgtgagttgaaacagatattgttatattttgggatggtcatttttctttttctttttttgttaaataaacacacaaatactatATAGTTGTTCTccatttcagctttattattgtttatattttagtgtcccttgtctgaaatctttcatgtcctgtgacctcttcagtgattcTTCATCCCATGTGTCTCCTTCTGTTCTGTTTGAAATCTTTCATTAAATAGAACAGAAGGAAACACGTGggatggagagtcactgaagagctCACAGGACATGTGATGATAGATTttagacaaaggacactaaaaataagaacaataataaagctgaagaacaacaaacatatagtgtatgtttatttggcaaaaaacaaaaaacaaaaagaccatcctgaaaaataacaaaggaagtttagtttacaatatatttaataaattcatattttGATAATACTGACATCTTGTCACATAATATGTACATAAAATTACAGCTCTGTAGCAGTAATCAAATCATAAAATTCTTATGCAATAAAATCAATTATAGGGAAATCAATAATACACCAAATATTGCATTGATACATTCAACAGAGTCGTGGTAAGATAAACATCAAAAGAAGTGAGAGATCAACAGGTATTAAATGTTGTTCTTGGTCAATCTGGTTTCTGGAAAGAAATAAATAGCTCTTCACAGGATGAGCTTTTTAGTTAAGCTAGAAAATGTATCAAACGCATGCATACAGCATATACCTGCCTTCAGTAAATTTGGATTTACAAACAGGATAAAATCCTGGCTGTTATTAGATCTCCACTTCACAAAAGATCTCGACCATGACagattaaattcattaaaatattaaaacaagatACTTCAAGAACAGCTCCTCACGAGATGCATAGTTAACTCTGTTGAGTCTAATCTTAACATATTTCACTGGAAATcaactaaaataaaattcttcaaatttatttGGATAATTTGTTTTTCTCTGCGTAAAATAACAGCAGCAAACTGAAGctgtttaagagaaaaattgtagGAGACACTTTCACATGAATTCTACAATAACAATGTGGTGCTACTCTTAAATTCTACCTAATGGTGCCACAAGTATGACGATActtacaaatgaaatattgttacGCTTGAGAAATTAAGCATAAAAAGTTTTGATTAAGAaagtaattttcaattttttcgcGAAATTCTTAAGCAAACGGGTACTTGAGGCAGGGGAGATAACTTTCGACTAAACTCATTTTGTAGCCTAACAAAAGAACAAATCGAAATAGTTTCACTTCGTAAAATCTATATGACTTACCTTGTTTAATTTTCCACAACACGATCTTGCATTTAAATAATCACATTCTAAATCTGAGAGTGTGATAACCTGACAATGAaggagaaataacagccaaaatattctacatacATAGGTATCAACAGCAAAATAATGGACAAATATATAAACTGAAGACGGTTCAGCGGTTGATCTTTGAGACAGATTTTGAAGTCTTTTGTGGCATATAGTTGTGAAATTATGAATGTGTAGTatctttaacaaaacaaaaaatattgctttcaaaactTCACTCCTTGTGGTGGATACCTTATTTAAAtagattcattaaaatatttcgtttttacaAAATTTTGAGTCATACAAAAATAGTTACAACGAGATAACTTCTAAGTACCATCCGATTTGCTACGTCATGTTTTGAAAGGAGTTAAATAAGCGTGCAATAGAGTTTTATCAATTTTCAGAAGTTGTAAAAACACTTTATGCAGATATTGAAGCAGATGTATGGATCGGTACATTGTTGACAGTGAAGAAATCTTGCTCGAAATTCTACTGTTTACATCAGCCGACTCATTTGTGACTATTGCAGACGTTAAAATCAGCATTGGTAATTCTATTGTTGAATGTTatggtttcttttatttaattattacttttttaaaGTAAGCTTAAGTAATTAAATGATATGGCAGTATGGTTGAGCCACCAAAGATGTGCGA comes from the Octopus sinensis linkage group LG11, ASM634580v1, whole genome shotgun sequence genome and includes:
- the LOC115217562 gene encoding protein cornichon homolog 4 encodes the protein MVSDSLVFIFALLDDALLLSLTVYFVITLSDLECDYLNARSCCGKLNKWVLPEIVAHGLVSFSLIISGHWILFCLYSAMTAWVIYTFVSIPSGNIGMYDPAEIHNRQQLKNCMRECLIKLVFHLVFFFVFLYNMILSLLTGEPEIA